GATCCCGTAATAGACGAGGATGCAGAAGGAGGCCGCGGCGGCGAGTCCCTGGAGCGTTCCGGCCGCCACCAGCGCCGCGGCGATGACCCCCACGAGGATCACCGCGCGGTCCGGAATTCCACGGCGGGGATGGACATGTTCGAGCGTCCGAGGAAGGTCACCCCGACGCGCCATCGCGAACGACATCCGCGAAAGGCTCAGGATCTGCGAGAGGGTGACGCCGAGCATCGCCGCGATCCCTCCCACGGAGACGACACCCGCGAGAACCCTGCCCCCGGCCGCCTCCGCCGCCACTTGAAGGGGCGCGGCCGAATCGGCGAGAGCGGGAGCGCCCACACTTCCTACGGCCACCAGGGCGACCGCTCCGTACAAGACGACCGCGCCCGCGAGGGTGATGACGATCGCCCGGGGAATCGTAGTCTTCGGCTCCCGCACCTCCTCGCCGAGCGTCGCGATGCGCGCATAGCCCGTATACGCGAAAAAGAGAATCGCCGCCGACTGAAGGACGGCGGCGGGGCTCTCGGGGAGGAAGGGGCGGAGGCGCGCGGAGTCGAAGGAGAAGGCACCGGCGAAGGAAAAGAGGAGGAGGGCACCCACGGACATGGAGACGATGAGCAGGTTGATCCGGCTCGTGCGCTTGACGCCGAACAGGTTCAGCGCGGTGAGAAGGACCACGAATCCGAAGGCGACGACGCGGGGCGGAAGGCCGGGAAGGATCCACTCCAGGTAGCCGGCCAGCCCCAGCGCCACCGTCCCCGCCGCTGCGATCTTGCTCGCGAGGAACATCCACCCGGCGGCGAACCCCGCGGCCGGAGTGAGGAGACGGTACCCATATTCGTAGGTCCCGCCGGACTCGGGATACGCGGCAGCGAGCTCGGCGGAAGAGAGGGCGTTGGCCGTAGCCGGGATCGCGGCGAGCGCCAGCCCGAGAACCATGGCCGGACCCGCGATCCCCGCGGCCACGCCGGTGACGACGAAGATGCCGGCCCCGACGATGGCCCCGAATCCGATGCCGACCGCGTCGAGGAGACCGAGGCTCCGCGGAAGCTTTTCGCCCCGAGGACCCGATCCCGGGCCCGAAGCTTTCGGATCCCCGCTCAAGGGGCCCGAAGCGAAGCGCTCATCCGTCGTCCGCGGCCTCCACGATCACCTTGGCACGCATCCCTTCGTGGCCTCCACCGCAGTACACATGGCAGATCACCAGATGTTCGCGGACCTCCGTGAAGGTGTGGGTCGCCTCTGCGATTCCTTCGGGGAAGACGTCGAAGGCCACCGGAGTGGCCTCGATCATGAAGCCGTGGGGCTGATCGCGCGAAGTCAGCTTGAAGATGACCTCCGCACCCACGGGGACCCGGATCTCGGTCGGCTCGAAGCCCAGGTCCGAAGCGTAGATCACGGCCTCAAACCGGCCCGGCGCCACCTGGCGGACGCCTGGTTCCCCCATGCCCGGGGGCGGGGCCAAGAGCTGGGGGAGCGGTGCCTCCGTTGGCGGCATAACTTCGGACACCACCTCGGGCTCCGGTGCGGGGCTCTCTCCGCCGCAGGCGCCGAAGAGGACCGAAGACGCAAGGACGGCCGCCCCCCGTGAAAACGCCGGCGCAAATCTAGAGATCTTCGCCCTCATCGTATCTCCTCAGGCCTTTTGGGTCGTCGGCCGGACTTTCGCGGGAACCGAGTCGTCGAAAAGGACCGGTCCCTCCCCCTCCAGCACCTCTCCGACCAGCTCACGGATTTTCTCGCGAACTTCCCTGAGCGCTTGAGTCCCCGCCGGAGTCGCACGGTAGTACTTGCGGACCCTTCCTTCGACGACACGTTCCTCCTGCGCCAGGAACCCCGCCTCCTCCATTTCGTGGAGGAGTGGGTACAAGGTGCCGGGGCCGACTTCGTACCCGTGACGGCGCAACTCGTCCATCATGGCGAGGCCGTAAATGGGGGCCTCCGCCGCGTGGTGCAGAACATGGATCCGGATGAATCCGCCAAAGAAGCCGTGTAGCATTCCCGAAGAAGCCGGCCTTCGTTATCGTAATTCGATATCGCACCTCGATATTACACGAGTTCGCCACCCCACGTCCAGTCCGAGACGAGTCGCGCGCGTATGAACACGATCCATCGCCTCATCCTGGACTCCGCCTCGGTCCTCACCCTTCTCCTCGTCGCGTGCGGCTCGGGAGACGAGGGCTCGGGGCAGGCCGGGGGTGCGGTCCCGAGCCGTCCGGGCAACCTGGGCGAGGTCCTGCAAGTGCGTGGGGATACCGTCGAGGTCAAGATGGACGAATACATATTTGGATTCGCCGTGGACACGATTCCCGCGGGCCGGGTGGTCTTTCACATCCAGAACCTCGGATTCGAGCACCACAACCTCGACTTCCATCTGGGCGACTCGGTCGTCTACGAGATGGACGAAGACATAGATCCTGCGCAGTACCGCTTCCTCGAGCTCACGCTCGAACCCGGCGAATACGAGGTCATCTGCACCATCGCCGGGCACGATGGGAAGGGGATGGTGGAGACGCTGGTGGTCGTGGCGAGGGACCATGGGGGGTGAAGGGCCGCGCCGAGGTCACTCATCGGTTTCCAGCCCCACCATCTTTAGGAGCAACAGGGCATTTCGGGAAGTCGCCGGCCCTGGTCTGAGTAGGTAATCGAACTCCAGCGTTCGCACGCCGTCCCGCTCGACGACCTCCTCTCGGAAATGAACGTCCACGGCCTGGCGCTCCAACTCAGGAGTCGCAGCGAGCCGGAGGTCGTGCGTCGTGATCGCCCCGACGGCGGCCGTTCGAACCAGGTTACCGAGGACGATTCGCGCTGCGATACGACGCTCCGCCGAGTTCGTCCCCTGAAGAACCTCGTCGAGCAGGTACAAGGCAGGGCCCGCGCGTGCCGCGTCCACGACCCGCTTGAGACGCTGAAGCTCCGCCAGGAAGTAAGAGACACCGCTCTCGAGACTGTCTCGCACGCGCATCGCACACCACGGGAGGAGGGGTCTCGTTCTCATCCGGTCGGCCGCAACGGGCGCGCCCATGAGAGCGAGAATCTGGTTGACCCCAATGGCTCGGAGGAGAGTCGTTTTTCCGGCCATGTTGGAGCCAGTCACCAGGAGCAGCCGGCCTGGCGGGGGGACCTCGACGTCGTTTCGAACACATCTCTCCGGAGCCAACAGAGGGTGTCCCAAGGCATTCGCCCGGATTCCTCCGGAGGGTTCGCCAACGAACTCCGGGAAGGTCCAGTCGGGATGGTCGTGTACCATTCCGCCCAATGCGGCTAGGACTTCAAGCTCGCCCACCGTCGGAAGCCATCGTACGGACGCCGCCGCATGCTTCGCGTGCCAACGCTCCAGCGAATGGAGCACGTGCACATCCCACGAAAAGAGGGTCACCAACGGGAAATGGGTGAGCGAGGAGTGCCGCACCCGGGAGGTGTCCACGATACGGATCAGCCCCTCAATGGCGCGCACCGCGCCCGGCGCCGGCTCGCCTACACTCCGTCTGAGCCGGTCAAGGAGAGTGACTCCCTCCGGCAGTTGAGCGGCGAGCGCCAGTTGGGCCGACCAGATCCGGAGATCTCCCTCACCTGACTCCGCCGCGGCAAAACGAATCGCTGCCTGGGGGCCAACCACACGGTGCACGGCGTGGGCCGCCAAGGCCCCGAGAAGGGGGAGGACGCCCGGCGTGACGCCGAGGAACCAAGTCACCGCACTCAGAGGAGTGACGATCGCGAGGACGCTACCCGCATAGAGGCAGAAGCGATGCTGGTCGAGCCAGGTGGGCTGCGTCAACCATTCCACGAACCGTGAGGTATCGTCGGCTCGCGCTCCCCCTTCCCTCTCCCTCGCGGCGCGCTCGACGCCCTCGCGAATATCCCAGTGCTCGGCGAGTACCTTCACTGCCTCCTGCCGTTCGAGGAGCGACTCCAACCAACCCGGCCCCGGGAATTGGCGCGGAACTCGTGGCTCGGACTCGACGCGCGCGAGCAGCTCCGATGCCTCCGAAGGAAGAGGCGCAAAGGGATCGAGGAGTAGTCGCGCGAGCACGGCCCGCCCGGGAACTGTCCCCACGCGGCCGATGAGGCGAGAGAGGGAGGCCGGTCCTACGAGGTCCAAATCATCCGCGGACGGATGATCGTGGGGAGCGGCGAGCACGGGAGCCGAAGGAAGGAGGTCCCAATTCCGGTCCAGGCGCGCCAGGGCTTCTCTATTCAGCGTCTCCCGTAGGCGTGCGACGCGGAGCTCCTTTCCCGCGCCTCGATACCGACTTACGAGAATGAAGAACAATACCCCGGCCACCGAGGCGCTGCCGATCAGTACCGTCCACCACTCTCGCGGTGAGGTCTCCATCAGGAAGAGGAAAACGACGGCCCCCAAGAACGCGGCAACCCGATAGCGGCCGATGCGGACCAGCCGTCGCTCCAGCCGCTCGGCGTCCGTCCGGGCCTGTGCCTCGTGCGCCAAGTAGGTTTCTTTCGGGCCCGTCGCATGAAGGAGATCCAGCGATCACTCCTCGGCCATCTGGTCGCCGAACCATCGTTCGAGGTGTTCGCGCTCGAACTCGCCCTTCTCGGCGGCCTGTGCGGTGCTCGGCCCGGCGATGGTGACGATCGGCTCCGGGGTGGCGTACCAGTCGCCGTCCACCCGGGCGGCCGATTGTGTGCCGAGCTCGACGGGGCAGAATGCCTTGCCGTCGAACGGCGGCGGCGGCCCCTGGCCGGAGACCTCCGCGGCGATCGCACGGGCGACACTCAGCCCCTGCAGTTCCGCCATGACGCCGGCCTTGGGGAAAGGCAGCCCGTTGGCAAGCGGAATCAGGGTGACGTCGCCGACCGCGTAGACGCCTTCGTACGAGGTTTTCAGCGTGCCGGCGTCCACGGCGATCCAGCCGTGCTGGGCGGCGAGCCCGCTTCGGGAGACCACGTCGGGCGCCCGGTGCGGCGGGACCGCGACCAGCAGATCGAACAGCTGTTCGCCACCATCGGCGAAGGTGACGCGTCCAGCTTCGATGTGTTCCACTTTCGCCCCGACGTGGCTCGTGATGCCGTGTGCGTCCAGCTGCGCGGCCATCCAGTCGGAGCCCGCCCGGCCGGCGTTCGGCATGAGCATCGGCTGCAGGGTCGTGACGCCGAGGTCGGTGCGGTCGCGCAGGCCGCGCCTTCGGAGGTGCTCGTCCAGATGGAGCACGCATTCGTAGGGGGCCGGCGGGCACGGATACGGCGCACCCGCGACGAGGACCAGGATGCGACCGCCGTCGAAGCCGGCGAGCGCCTTGGCGGCGGCCGTCGCGCCGGCGAACGTCCAGACATCGTGTCCGTGCTCGAGAAGCCCGGGAACGAGATCGGGGCGAGACACCGCGCCGAGTGCGATCAGGAGGTGATCGCCGGCGAGCTTCCCCGCGCTAGTCTCCGCGGTGCGTCCCGAGGCGTCGATCGAAGTGATCTCGGCCTCGACGAATTCGATCCCGTGCCGCGCGAGCAGGCTGCGATGCCGGCTCCCGTCCGCGATCGTTCCGAGTCTGACGAGTTCCCACAGCTTCCGCAGCCCCATCGCGAACATAGGCTTGCGATCAACGAGCACCACGGTGTGTCCAGGGCCCAGCAGGCGCCGCAACTCGATGCCTGCCGCGATGCCGCCGAAACCACCGCCCAAAATCAATGTCCGCCCGCCCATTCGCTCACTCCGTGGCTTCGCGTAGTTCATTCGCTGAGGGGGCTCTCAATGTCGCGGCATTCGTGAAGAACTCCTACCAGGAATTCCAGGTCCAGACGTTCACGATCGCACAGGAATGAGCGCCGGACGAACTGAATTGCAGCCTGCCCGGCGGCACATCCCTCAGGCTCTCATAGACCTCAACGGCTGCGATCCACTCCAATGGAACGTGGTCCAGAGAGGGAAATCCCATGTTCTGCAATTCAAGAGCCGTGTTCGCCGGAGGACGATCGATGGACTCGACTCCGACCCTTGGGCGAGGCACGGAGTTCCCAACGTTGGCATTCATGGGCCACTCGTTGACGAAAACCAGGGTACAGTCGGCCGATGGGACGTACACGGACGGTGTGCCACGCATGTCATACTCAACCCAGAGCTCCGTCCGCTCGGAGAGATAGACCGAGAGAGAACGAGGATTAGCTGCTGTCAGAACCGCTCCCGGAAAAAACTTGCCGCGCCCCAGGAGCTGTCGTCGCCGTATCCATTCGCGGCCGGGCGTGAGCCGTGATCGGGTCACCCGAACGTCGAGAGAAGAAAGCGCAATCGGTTGTATTTGCAACTGCAAGTCTCCGAGGTCTAAGAGATCGTTCGGCGCGACCTGGGGCACCTCCCATGATCTCGGAGAGTGCCCGATCGCACCTATCGCCAACACGTGCCGTGCGACCGGCCCCATTAATTGAATGCGAAACCGCCCGTTCCCGTCGGTGAAGACCCCAGCAAGCTGTTCGTCATCCGCCGTGAGAAGCTCGACAAACGCGTTCTGAATTCCTTCGCGATCCGGATTGACGACACGACCGGAAATGGCCTGCCCCGTCGCCGCCTCCGCACCCAATGCGACGAGGGTCAACACCACGCAAAGAACTCGTGTCACGCTACGCCTCCACACGGGGGCCCGAAGCTCTCAGCTCATTACCCCGTGCGCCGCACGGAGGGTGGCGGAGGCGGGGCTACAGCGGAGGGCCGTTAGGCCTGGAGCCGGCACGCGCGAAGTCAAGCGCAGCGCGTTCTCGGTCCCGCCCGCTCGTGCCTGCCTGTTCCCTTCTCCGCATTGCAGTGTGCGGCTGTGCATTGGGCGCGCGCGGGCCTACCGTGACCTCCGTTAGCTGCACGCGCGAAGCCACAACAACGGATCGGTTCGCCCGTCCGAGCTCAATTTTGCATGCAACGAACCTTGAATCGGAGGAAGTCAGTTCGACGCCGCTCATTCTCAACAACTGGCGAAATAGTTCTGCGGCTCTCTCGCCTAGCTCCTCCGGACTGTTAATGCTGGCTCCTTGGACGTCGGCGTTCCAAGAGATCAAAGCGCGAGAGTTGAAACCACTTGTCGGAGGAATCGGTACGACCTGTACATCGTGGAGCGGCTTCTGAGCTTCTGCCGACATGGCCGCGAACACCCAAACCATGGCCAGAGTCATCGCGCGTGGCGCCATTGGAGCCTCCGATTCAAGAAAACGCATTGCGCAGGTTCCAGCCTCGCCCTACCTGACCAACCGCTTCCTCCTCGAGTATGCACGATCACGGTATCGCCAATCGTGTCTATCTGGACTTCGAGCGCGGCCCTACGTCTAGGCACCGCCACACACCCAACAACCGCAAGAACAACGAGGCCTTGAAGCGCTCGCGATCCGTGAAGAACTCGTCGTGATCACTTTGAAGGCCCTCCCCAGATGCAGCCGTAGCCGCAAGCCGACGTGGGCGAAGCGGTCTCGTGTGACGCATTCCATATGGAGCCACCCCGGATCCTGTCATTTCCCACGAGCATGACCCCACCGAAGGGCTGAGTTTCTCACGAGGATGACCCCGGGGTAGCTCGAGTTTCTCACGAGCATGACCCCACCCCCTGCCGGGCGGAGCCACCCCGGATCCAACCGCCGACGTGCCGCTTGTAATGGATTATGTAAATTACTCTATTCATTCGCGTTAGGCCATCAAACGCGGAAATTCCGCCGGTCCTGCGAACTTCCTTCCGAACTTTTGGTGGACCCCCACCTCGATCTTGTGGAAAATCACTCCGCGGCCTGCCATCCGTGCCTCTAGGGAATGAGTCCGGAGTGTCACTGCTGCCTCCACGGCCGTGGCCTGTTTCGTGCATTCCTAGTGGCCTGTTTCGTGCATTCCTAATAGTCCGGGAAGTCAATTTGGGGGGAAATGTCCACGCGCGCCCGATGGTTCCCAGATCAAGGGAGAGCCAGATGAGCACACGGCTGGCGCCGACAGAACATTTGACAGTCCTTGCAACACCGGAGAGACCTCCTGCCAGGGGTCGGATCCTGGTCGTAGAGGACGACGACGCGATGCGTCGCACGATCGCTCGCATCCTCTCCTCGGAGTGGGATGTGACGACGGTTGCGGACGGTCACGCCGCAATGGAAGCCTTCCGATCCGAGGACTTCCAGGTCGTGATCTCCGACCTCGCCATGCCGACGATGAACGGTTTGGTGCTATTGGAACAGATTCGTCGGCTCTCCGACGACATCCCCGTCATCCTCGTGACGGGGAGTCCGTCGATGGATTCGGCCATCGATGCCGTCGGGCTGCGCGCCTTCAAGTATTTGCAGAAGCCCTTCACTGCTGAGATTCTCAGAGAGACCGTACGAGACGCGAGTCACCACGCCCGCATGGCGCAGATTCGACGCGAAGCGCTCATCATCGCGAATCAGCCTGATCCCAACGGGATTCAGAAGCTGAGGGATGAGGTGGAGCGTGCGCGCCGGACGCTCTGGCTGGCATACCAGCCGATCGTGAACCGGGGAAAAGTAGTCGTCGCATACGAAGCTCTGATGAGGTGGCGGGATGGAGAGTTCAGGGGCCCGGTTGAACTTCTGGCCGCGGCGGACCAAGTGGACGCGGGAGACGAGTTGGGGAAGCAGATCCGAAGCTTGGCTCCTCAACCCTTCGTTTCACGGCCGGAGTTGCACCTCTTTCTGAATCTCGACCCGAGTCAGATTGACCGTGCTTACATCACGCGTAGGGACG
This portion of the Gemmatimonadota bacterium genome encodes:
- a CDS encoding amino acid permease, with the translated sequence MSGDPKASGPGSGPRGEKLPRSLGLLDAVGIGFGAIVGAGIFVVTGVAAGIAGPAMVLGLALAAIPATANALSSAELAAAYPESGGTYEYGYRLLTPAAGFAAGWMFLASKIAAAGTVALGLAGYLEWILPGLPPRVVAFGFVVLLTALNLFGVKRTSRINLLIVSMSVGALLLFSFAGAFSFDSARLRPFLPESPAAVLQSAAILFFAYTGYARIATLGEEVREPKTTIPRAIVITLAGAVVLYGAVALVAVGSVGAPALADSAAPLQVAAEAAGGRVLAGVVSVGGIAAMLGVTLSQILSLSRMSFAMARRGDLPRTLEHVHPRRGIPDRAVILVGVIAAALVAAGTLQGLAAAASFCILVYYGIANVAALRLPSDFRLYPQVVPIVGLVICGILALSLPVRTMATGALILAVGFGFREVVRRIAK
- a CDS encoding cytochrome C oxidase subunit II gives rise to the protein MRAKISRFAPAFSRGAAVLASSVLFGACGGESPAPEPEVVSEVMPPTEAPLPQLLAPPPGMGEPGVRQVAPGRFEAVIYASDLGFEPTEIRVPVGAEVIFKLTSRDQPHGFMIEATPVAFDVFPEGIAEATHTFTEVREHLVICHVYCGGGHEGMRAKVIVEAADDG
- a CDS encoding PadR family transcriptional regulator, translated to MLHGFFGGFIRIHVLHHAAEAPIYGLAMMDELRRHGYEVGPGTLYPLLHEMEEAGFLAQEERVVEGRVRKYYRATPAGTQALREVREKIRELVGEVLEGEGPVLFDDSVPAKVRPTTQKA
- a CDS encoding FAD-dependent oxidoreductase, whose translation is MGGRTLILGGGFGGIAAGIELRRLLGPGHTVVLVDRKPMFAMGLRKLWELVRLGTIADGSRHRSLLARHGIEFVEAEITSIDASGRTAETSAGKLAGDHLLIALGAVSRPDLVPGLLEHGHDVWTFAGATAAAKALAGFDGGRILVLVAGAPYPCPPAPYECVLHLDEHLRRRGLRDRTDLGVTTLQPMLMPNAGRAGSDWMAAQLDAHGITSHVGAKVEHIEAGRVTFADGGEQLFDLLVAVPPHRAPDVVSRSGLAAQHGWIAVDAGTLKTSYEGVYAVGDVTLIPLANGLPFPKAGVMAELQGLSVARAIAAEVSGQGPPPPFDGKAFCPVELGTQSAARVDGDWYATPEPIVTIAGPSTAQAAEKGEFEREHLERWFGDQMAEE
- a CDS encoding carboxypeptidase-like regulatory domain-containing protein encodes the protein MTRVLCVVLTLVALGAEAATGQAISGRVVNPDREGIQNAFVELLTADDEQLAGVFTDGNGRFRIQLMGPVARHVLAIGAIGHSPRSWEVPQVAPNDLLDLGDLQLQIQPIALSSLDVRVTRSRLTPGREWIRRRQLLGRGKFFPGAVLTAANPRSLSVYLSERTELWVEYDMRGTPSVYVPSADCTLVFVNEWPMNANVGNSVPRPRVGVESIDRPPANTALELQNMGFPSLDHVPLEWIAAVEVYESLRDVPPGRLQFSSSGAHSCAIVNVWTWNSW
- a CDS encoding EAL domain-containing protein, which gives rise to MSTRLAPTEHLTVLATPERPPARGRILVVEDDDAMRRTIARILSSEWDVTTVADGHAAMEAFRSEDFQVVISDLAMPTMNGLVLLEQIRRLSDDIPVILVTGSPSMDSAIDAVGLRAFKYLQKPFTAEILRETVRDASHHARMAQIRREALIIANQPDPNGIQKLRDEVERARRTLWLAYQPIVNRGKVVVAYEALMRWRDGEFRGPVELLAAADQVDAGDELGKQIRSLAPQPFVSRPELHLFLNLDPSQIDRAYITRRDDQLAQMADRVVLELTEHSPVRGVGNVEATILELKSIGYRLAVDDLGAGYSGLSSFARIGPQFVKLDRNLVHGASREAERQRVIYGINKLCHELGIQVVAEGIEDGKDFDMLLALDCDLFQGYFIGRPEPLE